A DNA window from Sporosarcina sp. ANT_H38 contains the following coding sequences:
- a CDS encoding MFS transporter, which translates to MRGFVYLIVFFSFFDLFSQLPVMSPFALSLGATPFLVGLAVGMYSFSNTIGNIISGFMTDKRGPFLILVLGLFASAISLFLYTFVAGPMSLLGVRFVHGFMEGLIVPAAFTFLANRAEESKRGKSVAISGAFVGLAAIIGPAYGGIVAAKTSTPFIMAVNGGLMMLLAILAFFVLRSFTFVPKQPSKGADNFRVRYLFQHPGIVRAFAGAFFLMFSQGVLALVLPLKIESLGFDTKTTGLLLSTFGVVAILIFLLPINRIFDRVRPVVTLALGISLMGLSMLFLSQIEELNYLYMAMCIYGAGFAFLFPSINSLLIDSSSPEFRGKAYGYFYAFFSIGVVAGSSLIGFLDLEYKGAFMLTGFILLAVACYALIGLKNKGSIDKSSHVL; encoded by the coding sequence CTACGCCATTTTTGGTTGGACTAGCGGTTGGTATGTATTCATTTTCAAATACAATCGGGAATATCATTTCCGGTTTCATGACTGACAAAAGAGGTCCTTTCCTCATACTTGTACTCGGGTTATTCGCTTCGGCAATCTCTCTCTTCCTCTACACGTTTGTTGCTGGACCAATGTCATTGCTCGGTGTCCGCTTTGTCCATGGTTTCATGGAAGGGCTAATTGTACCAGCTGCTTTCACTTTCCTGGCAAACCGTGCAGAAGAATCTAAACGAGGTAAAAGTGTAGCCATATCGGGTGCATTCGTTGGGTTAGCAGCAATTATTGGCCCAGCGTATGGCGGTATAGTGGCTGCTAAAACAAGTACACCTTTCATTATGGCTGTCAACGGCGGCCTTATGATGCTATTGGCAATTCTTGCTTTCTTTGTTCTCCGATCGTTTACATTTGTACCAAAACAGCCTTCAAAAGGAGCTGACAATTTCCGTGTCAGATATCTTTTCCAACATCCGGGCATTGTCAGAGCATTTGCAGGTGCATTCTTTTTAATGTTCTCACAAGGTGTACTCGCTCTTGTGTTACCTTTAAAAATTGAATCACTCGGATTTGATACGAAAACAACTGGTTTATTACTAAGTACTTTCGGTGTCGTCGCAATTCTCATCTTTTTACTGCCGATCAACAGGATCTTTGACCGTGTTCGGCCAGTTGTGACACTCGCACTCGGCATATCACTTATGGGATTAAGCATGTTGTTCTTAAGTCAAATTGAGGAATTGAATTACTTATATATGGCGATGTGTATTTATGGGGCTGGATTCGCTTTCTTATTCCCATCTATCAACTCACTGTTAATCGATTCATCCTCTCCTGAATTTCGTGGAAAAGCATATGGTTATTTTTACGCGTTCTTCTCGATTGGTGTCGTTGCAGGTTCAAGCCTAATTGGATTCTTGGACTTAGAATACAAAGGCGCTTTCATGCTGACGGGATTCATACTGCTCGCTGTCGCTTGCTATGCCCTGATTGGATTAAAAAACAAAGGATCTATTGACAAATCATCGCATGTCCTATAG